From the genome of Brassica oleracea var. oleracea cultivar TO1000 chromosome C4, BOL, whole genome shotgun sequence:
CCATCAGCTCGTTGCAAAGTTTTTGTAAGGGAACTCTAATTCAAAATGGAAATAAAAAATCTTAAAAAGGCTAATTTGATTTTTTTTAGAATAATCTTCTAGTAAATTAGGATACATCCTTAATTATTTCATAGACCTTAATTGATTTACCATTATATTTGGACTTTTAGATGTTAGAATACTGTCATGACTAATTGAAGTTCGATCTCTAGCTAAACTTCATTTTACGAGCTTGTTATCTTAAGACACGCAATTATGACATTAACACATTTACTATTCTATTTGATAACTTCCTTGGTGTTACTAAATTGGTTGTGGTTAGACCAAGAAACTAAGCAAGGTATCATCATTGTTTGTAAAATATCTTCACTGATAGTTTTCCAAGATTAGTTTAGCAAATAGTAGGGCCTTAAAAGAATTATTGCCATTTCTCATGCAATTACTTTTTTTTTTTTTGGGGTCAAATCATGCAATTACTTTCTAAACCAAAATATTTCATACTGAAACTAACGGTAATCTTCCAAATACATAATCACCACATAAATTTTGTAATGGCTACAAAAAGCATCCAGAAATTGATTTTTCGATCTTGACTAACAAAGTAATGACCACTGCGTTGTTATTTAGTTTATTAGCAATATTAGATTACTGATTCAGATTTGTACATATCTTCGTAGATAAGCATAGTTTGTGGCAGAATATGCTGTTTCCCCATTTCCTAGCATGCTAATTTTTTATAAAATATATACACTTAATTAAACACATTCTCCAATTTTCTTTGTTATCGAAATTGTGGTCCAAAAGTATGCTAAGCTTTTTAAAGTCACCAAATAATTATTTACCCACAAAATAAAATAAAAAAGCATCTCGATATAAATACAAACAAAACAACTCATGTGCTCAAAAGGTTAAATGTCAACATGATAGTCGAAATTACGGAAGTACCCTAAGAACCGACCTTGCTAGCCAATGAGGGTTGCTCCTGTGATTGGCTCGACCAAAACGTCTTTGGGCAATAATTAGGCAACATTGGAGCCGCAAATACCCTCTCCCATTAGTTAAGTACTTAAGTCAAAAAAAAAAAAGTACTTAAGTCATGGAGTATTATTATTATTTTCATCCGCAAAACAACAACAGAAAAAGATTAAATCAACGGTCCTTGAAAAGCATACAAATAAATAAAGTTCATTGAATACAAATGAGACTACAACACGTGTGAAACCTATTCAAAGACGACACATGTCTTTTACTTATTTTTATGGGAAAGCCTATCACAAACTATACAAGTACGAGTGTTTATTGGTTGATTGAATCAAAAAGGTCCTCTGAAAATACATATTAAAAGAATGTTTGATATGTTAACTAATCTTACTTTGAAATAAAACCTTTTTAATTTCAATCTAATTATACTATGGCTTATTGTACTATGTTGATGTGGAATACTTACCTAATAAAATTAAAGAAATGTTACTATCTTATAGAAATATGTTACACTAAGCATGTGTTGATTCCGTTTCTATTTGGGCTGACTTGATATATGTTTTATTGCACTCTTATAATTCTTATATGAAATATACAATTATGAAAATTATCATTCGTTACACGCATGTTTAGATATATACCATTAAATTTATCCTATTACATTGGAGTTTAGTTAAAATAATTTTGAAATATAGTAACAAAGTTGTCATATCACTGAAAATTACTAATTATAATATTTTTCAATGTGTGTAAATTTTATTTATTTATCTCAAGAACGTTTAGTAGTAGTATTTTCGAAGGGAAGCCTAATTAGTAGCTAGCTTAACGTGATCAAGAAATACAAAAATAAAAAGTTAAAAAAAACTCGTAGATCTTGACACTAATATATACTCATAGACAGACAATCACAGCTCAACAGCTTTTTAACTCACCTCTCACTCTCAGATCATTCCTGTTTCATATACATCTTTATCTCTCTCTTTCTCTCTCTCTCTTCCCTTTTCAACTTGAGAGATTGGGAGAAAGAAGAAGGTTGGGTTTTGTTCACTTTATCAGCTTCAAGTTTCTGAACCCACCTGAGTTTCTCTCCATTGCTCTCATGTGAGATTTGTTCTAACCTCATCACTTTTCTTTTGTCAGTTTATAAATTCAAGATCCTTTGCTTTTCCTTCCTTCATGGGCCTCCTCTGTTTTGTAACTTTTGTTCCTCCGAATGTCCTTTTAATCTTTCTGTGGATTCGGATCTAGCAATAAGAAAGCTGGTTTGGTAAAAGGGTTTGATCGTTCAGACAACAAAGCTCAAACATATGGAATCTTTTTCTTCTTCTTGTCCTTAAGATTCTCATACCTTTGATGCTTATCATCTCTCTTGATGCCATTTTGATAGATTAAAGTCCCAATCTTTCTCTCTCTCTTTGAGTTATTAAAGAGAGGCTCAGAGGCACAAGATCGAAAGACTAGAAGATGAACAGAGGAACCGAAGTCATGTCACCAGCAACATACTTAGAGACATCATCAAACTGGTTGTTCCAAGAGAACAGAGAAACCAAATGGACAGCTGAAGAAAACAAGAAGTTCGAAAACGCTTTAGCCTTTTACGACAAAGACACTCCCGACAGATGGTTCAAAATCGCAGCAATGCTCCCCGGCAAAACAGTCGGAGATGTGATCAAACAGTACAGAGAGCTTGAGGAAGACGTCAGCGACATCGAAGCTGGTCTTATCCCGATCCCTGGCTACGCCTCTGATTCATTCACGCTCGATTGGGGAGGATACGATGCTGGAAACAATGGGTTTAACATGAACGGATATTACTTCGCCGCCGTGGGAGGAAAGAGAGGATCCGCCGCGAGAGCAGCGGAGCATGAAAGGAAGAAAGGTGTTCCATGGACAGAAGAAGAACACAGGTAACAAACCTACTTTCCTTTTCTATACGTCAATGCTTTCTTCTCTAGATTTGGACACTTTCTTTAGAAAAAAATAATATACGTACGTCTTAATCTTGAAAACATATTTATGTATACGTATACGTATATCTGATCGAATAAATACATATATTCCATAGTTAATCAAGACAATACAGTCACCCACCAAATCAAATTGCATTTTCAATGCTTCTCTATGTTAGGTACGTATGGGTTACAACTTACAACATCTCCAATGTATTAATCTTTTCTTTTTCAAAATACAGTTTAATATTCTAATAATACTCTATTTTAAAGTGAAAACGAAGTAATAAGTAAAACCGGAGAAAGTTGTATTTCAAATAGAACAAAGAAATGGGATGCTGTCAAAGATGCTCTTAAACACACATCCACTATAACGTAGTAGATGCATGTATTTCTTTATAAAATCAAAATTATTCTTCTTTTTTAAAGAGAATATATTTTGTTTTTTTCTCTGATGTAGCGAGTTTATAAAACCCCATCGGTCGTTTGCTTCTTTCTTGTATGCATTTGATTGGGTCTTGGTGCGGTTAACTATTTGACATGCACGCTGCTCATTAGGCATGGAGATAATAGCACATGAAACTTTGGTATAAAACAAGGCAAATGATTTTTTATTATTTCTTTGACCAGGACATAATATAATTAGTTAGTATTAGTCTTGTCGCCATTTCAAATTATTTATGGTAGAATGTACTTTTGACAGAATAACAAAATTTATTTCTTGTATGACATTGATGATTGGTATCTAATTAGTTTGATTTCCGTACGGTTTGATGAATGTGCAGACAGTTTCTGATGGGTCTGAAAAAATATGGAAAAGGCGACTGGAGAAACATAGCTCGCAACTTCGTGACCACACGGACGCCTACGCAAGTCGCGAGTCACGCTCAAAAGTATTTCATAAGGCAAGTCAACGGCGGTAAAGACAAACGCCGATCAAGCATCCATGATATCACCACCGTCAACATCCCTGATTCTCTTGATGCCGCAGCGGCTGATACCGCAACCACAAACGCTCCATGCTCACCACCGTCACTAGGAGGAAGCCAGCGGGAGGGGTCGGGTCAGTCGGAAGGTCAAACTGTATACGACGAAACAGCGGGTACGTTTTACAATCAAAACGCGTTTCAAGAAACGCTACTTGGAATGTCGTCAACGCCGTACATTACAAAACTGCAGGAACAGAGTTTCCTAAACGCATCGCAGTTCGAATCGTATAATGCATATCTCCAAATGTAGCACAAGATGAAGATCTGGAGTTACGAGTTGTTAATTATTTAATAAAATGTTCCTCTTTTGTTTTTATTTATTCGCGTGCATATACAAAAAGAGAAAATAGCTGCTACTTTTTAAGAGATATTTATTTGTTTTATCCTGTGTTTTTGTGGTTGATTTTAATGAGTTTTCAGCAAATTAATTATTTTAATTGCCGAGTATTTAAGTTTGTTGTTATGTTTGTGTGATTTGAAACTCTCAAATTAGTTGTTATACTTTATGTTGAGTCATGTAGGCTTTTATTACAATTTTTTTTCCTTATTGATGAATTTTCAATTACCAAATACTACTAATTATTACTGTTGCTCTTTGTTAGATATTTTGCAACATTCCCGTTTTCTCTTTATAATCTAATTTGTACAATTTAAATGTAAAAATAAATAAATCAGCCGATGCCAAAAAGTCTTAAATGAGGTGTCCTAGTTTAAAGTGAATTATATATTTATGAATACGAAGGTAAAAAAATATTATGTAAATTGAGGTTTTCCATTCTGTAATCTAAGATATATCACAACTTGTTGCGGTGACAAATCTGTAATCGAAACATAGCTCTCTATTAGTTTATAATTACTCTACTTTCCCAAATATTTTATTCAATATGACTTTCTGAAGTTCGAATGTGACAGTATAATGAGAATCTATGGCGAGCCTAAAGAAAGACCATAAACAAAAAGCCATAATGATTGATATGTTTTTGTTCCATGCCATTATACCAAGTTGCCAATTTTTTAGTAGCTTTTATCTTCAGGCTTCATGTGAATAATCATAAACTTCCTGACTTATAAGTAAATTGGTAGTAGAATGGATTAATTCATGTCTTCAGAATCTGATTTTAGATTTATAACACATGTATTTTGATAGAAAAAATAATTTTGCTATTGATAAAGAAGAATACTTTTGCGATAATTTATATTTAGATCAATCATATATGTTTTTTTCGAACGAGATCAATCATATATGTTTCGAACTGAAATCTGATACTATGTCAAAACTATTAGACTTTTAACTCAAATTAACTTTGACAAAAAAAAAAACTCAAATTAACTAATAATAAGTGAACTGATTTATATTTTATAGATTATTGTATGTCCCTATGTGAAAATTATAGCAACAAAAGTAACAATACTGTGCATATTCCAAGACGAATATATCGATATTAAAAACCTAATGCATAACAAATAAAAGTATAGATGCCTTTAAATCCTTTTTAATATTATCATTTTTTTTTAAAAAGTTGGTGAATTTGTTCTTTAAATTGATGTTTGGTGTATTTCCATTTTGATGCAATTGTGAGAGTAAACATAAGTATCTCCACATGATTGCAAATTTGACTTTGAAGGTTGACGGTTGATTCCTAAGAGCATTTCCGACAATGACACTAAATTTGGTGTTGAAATTACACTAAATTTGGTGTTGAAATTACATTAAATTTGGTGTTTTGGTATCAATTTTTTTTGTCATCTCCAACAATGACACCAAATTTTACACCAAACTAATATTAGATATTATTTGATATTTGAATTTTAAATTTTTAAATTTTTTATTATTTGTAACCGATAAATAACTATTTTATCACATCAAAATTATTATTTATATTTTATTATTTGTAAGTGATAAATGATAATAGTCATATAATAATTTATTTTGAAAAAAAATTAATTTTATAACTATGTGAAAATAAATATAAAATACAAATAATACAATGTAGTTATGCTTAAAATTTGATAGTAATTACATTATATTATTAAATAAAACTTATTAAAATATGATTTTAAAGATTTTGTATGATGGTATCAATTTTGGTGTCTTGTTGGAGATGAAATTATACCAAATTTGATGTTTTTGTGTTTTGTTGGAGATGACCTAATAATTCTCGTAAATCTCACTTCCACAATATTAGATTTGTTTTTCTTTTCCACATGTTAAGTCATAACGCACTTTGTTTTGTTCTTAAAAATCACCAGAGGTTTTATGGGTTAACTTTAATGTTAAATCTTAAATTTTATATGTGAACCAAGAAGATTAGTTTAGTTGCCTATACTGTATTTCTTTGTATCAAGAAGATAGAAAAAAATAGAGAAATTACTTGTCAACTATTCATATATCATGTCGTTTAGACAACATTGAGCAACATATACCATGCCGTTTGCTTTTCTCAAAGCCACACAACATAATCACCTCATCTATAGCTCATGGGGATTATCATATAGACAAATTAAATCTTGGATACACATGTACATCAAAATGAATTACTTATCGGTCATTTTTCA
Proteins encoded in this window:
- the LOC106337395 gene encoding transcription factor DIVARICATA-like codes for the protein MNRGTEVMSPATYLETSSNWLFQENRETKWTAEENKKFENALAFYDKDTPDRWFKIAAMLPGKTVGDVIKQYRELEEDVSDIEAGLIPIPGYASDSFTLDWGGYDAGNNGFNMNGYYFAAVGGKRGSAARAAEHERKKGVPWTEEEHRQFLMGLKKYGKGDWRNIARNFVTTRTPTQVASHAQKYFIRQVNGGKDKRRSSIHDITTVNIPDSLDAAAADTATTNAPCSPPSLGGSQREGSGQSEGQTVYDETAGTFYNQNAFQETLLGMSSTPYITKLQEQSFLNASQFESYNAYLQM